Proteins encoded together in one Kutzneria kofuensis window:
- a CDS encoding DUF7617 domain-containing protein yields MRYLRSTLAIGIAFAAVAAGVSAPVTAAPAATSVLTKSAQDVTSPGANPVNHADTVNWVLSYANNGPDGPSAATITDPIAGAGTTQTYVPGSLQVPPGWTPSWSTDGTNYQTTDPGAATVSVRATNPGARSGGTNLANILLAPVKPTATATGGDGYSPIIFRQPNGTVEAWNMYHHLVAAAPKLVCTDLTAGAPCAGGPWPRPVNTAPGPFGSGSTGDIASTLTPQYVQDPGRPGVVYYAAVTASSVGVGCLDLGARANCGYFPLVTTGSGGAYGLAGLVATGGNLYGVGSNGQVLCLTIASQSPCPGQPYAAIVPANNNSPGANYLGSMAIAAGKVFASSSPSGGAPVLGCFDPATATACAGWATPHAIAPAGNSTYNAYTAYDTASNAVGACATTTGNPTSISTCFTVSGAPLAAPTVFNSLTNQLVFNPETAVGSDGHLRSYTGTWGGSSTGDTVCYDWTAAAACAGFPLPATHPSANGGVTRDYGYAFDQTTRCLFGLGDAGILFSEDPTTSSSPCIHSGADVTLTPSAFYCDGGTGHIHSYTNARLENMNLANVDLTASTADVSDTGGPVIAHPTFAPDGTLDLSGISPAAHPSITVSAHLVLNNSNDFTGGNQPHLVVAFVGDAPQVCFKTTVSTTCTATAVSDTATGNDATGALTSNTVSLPVAPGPACQPTVTVNKEICVSVHDDNCQPGGPGPWAKHATPGLLGLLLANPHWRITVTDTGPTDITGVTINDNAAPSCRSAAGTFDLAAGQSKQIYCSTSLLISLLPFTNTASATYTPTNSPAGTPPSRTNDSSAVACSLLGC; encoded by the coding sequence GTGCGATACCTACGCTCGACGTTGGCGATCGGCATCGCGTTCGCCGCGGTGGCAGCCGGCGTGTCGGCTCCCGTCACCGCCGCACCCGCGGCGACGTCCGTGCTGACCAAAAGCGCTCAGGACGTGACCAGTCCCGGCGCGAACCCGGTCAACCACGCGGACACCGTCAACTGGGTGCTCAGCTACGCCAACAACGGCCCGGACGGTCCCTCCGCGGCGACCATCACCGATCCGATCGCCGGCGCGGGGACCACACAGACGTACGTGCCGGGCTCGCTCCAGGTGCCGCCGGGCTGGACACCGTCCTGGTCGACCGACGGCACGAACTACCAGACCACCGACCCGGGCGCGGCAACCGTGTCGGTGCGGGCGACCAATCCCGGCGCCCGGTCCGGCGGCACCAACCTGGCGAACATCCTGCTCGCGCCGGTGAAGCCGACCGCGACCGCGACCGGCGGAGACGGCTACTCGCCGATCATCTTCCGCCAGCCCAACGGCACGGTCGAGGCGTGGAACATGTACCACCACCTGGTCGCGGCGGCGCCCAAGCTGGTCTGCACCGACCTCACGGCCGGCGCGCCGTGCGCCGGTGGCCCGTGGCCACGGCCGGTCAACACCGCGCCCGGACCGTTCGGCTCCGGTTCCACCGGTGACATCGCCAGCACGCTGACCCCGCAGTACGTCCAGGACCCGGGCCGGCCCGGCGTGGTGTACTACGCCGCCGTCACCGCCTCCTCGGTGGGGGTCGGGTGCCTCGACCTCGGCGCGCGGGCCAACTGCGGATACTTCCCGCTCGTCACCACCGGTTCCGGCGGCGCGTACGGCCTCGCCGGCCTGGTCGCCACCGGCGGCAACCTCTACGGCGTCGGGAGCAACGGCCAGGTGCTGTGCCTGACCATCGCCTCCCAGTCGCCGTGTCCCGGCCAGCCGTACGCCGCGATCGTGCCGGCCAACAACAACTCGCCCGGCGCCAACTACCTGGGGTCGATGGCCATCGCCGCCGGCAAGGTGTTCGCGTCGTCCTCGCCGTCGGGCGGGGCGCCGGTGCTCGGCTGCTTCGATCCGGCCACCGCGACGGCCTGCGCCGGCTGGGCCACGCCACACGCCATCGCGCCGGCCGGCAACTCCACGTACAACGCCTACACCGCATACGACACCGCGAGCAATGCCGTCGGCGCGTGCGCGACGACGACCGGCAATCCCACGTCGATATCGACCTGTTTCACCGTGAGTGGCGCCCCACTGGCCGCGCCGACCGTGTTCAACTCCCTGACCAACCAGCTGGTCTTCAACCCGGAGACGGCCGTCGGCTCGGACGGCCATCTGCGTAGCTACACCGGAACCTGGGGCGGGTCGAGCACGGGTGACACCGTCTGCTACGACTGGACCGCTGCAGCCGCGTGCGCGGGTTTCCCGTTGCCGGCAACGCATCCCAGTGCCAACGGTGGAGTCACCCGGGACTACGGCTATGCGTTCGACCAGACCACTCGCTGCCTGTTCGGCCTCGGCGACGCCGGCATCCTGTTCTCCGAGGACCCCACCACGTCGAGTTCGCCGTGCATCCACAGCGGAGCGGACGTCACGCTGACGCCGTCGGCGTTCTACTGCGACGGCGGCACCGGCCACATCCACAGCTACACCAACGCCCGCCTGGAGAACATGAACCTCGCCAACGTCGACCTGACCGCGTCGACCGCGGACGTCAGCGACACAGGCGGCCCCGTGATCGCCCATCCCACGTTCGCCCCGGACGGCACCCTGGACCTGTCGGGGATCTCACCGGCCGCGCATCCCAGCATCACCGTGTCCGCGCACCTCGTGCTGAACAACAGCAACGACTTCACCGGTGGCAACCAGCCGCACCTGGTGGTGGCGTTCGTCGGCGACGCGCCGCAGGTCTGTTTCAAGACCACGGTCTCGACGACCTGCACCGCGACGGCGGTGTCCGACACCGCGACCGGCAATGACGCCACCGGCGCGCTCACCTCCAACACCGTGAGCCTGCCCGTCGCGCCGGGGCCGGCCTGCCAGCCGACAGTGACGGTCAACAAGGAGATCTGCGTATCGGTCCACGACGACAACTGCCAACCCGGCGGCCCGGGACCATGGGCGAAACACGCGACGCCGGGCCTGCTCGGCCTGCTGCTGGCCAACCCGCACTGGCGGATCACCGTGACCGACACCGGTCCGACCGACATCACCGGCGTCACGATCAACGACAACGCCGCGCCGTCGTGCCGGTCCGCCGCGGGCACGTTCGATCTGGCGGCAGGACAGAGCAAACAGATCTACTGTTCGACGTCGTTGCTCATATCGTTGCTGCCCTTCACCAACACGGCGTCGGCCACGTACACACCCACCAACTCACCGGCCGGAACCCCGCCATCGAGGACCAACGACTCCTCGGCGGTGGCGTGTTCCCTTCTAGGGTGCTGA
- a CDS encoding FAD-binding oxidoreductase → MTTTPATSADVGDTPFADLAAALRGELVTPGDAGYDKARAVYNGMIDKRPAAVARCRDTVDVIACVRFGRAHGLEIAVRGGGHNAAGLGVWDDALVIDLSLLRSTTVDPRNHTVRADAGCTWGDVDHATVGFGMATPSGFLASTGVGGLTLGGGIGYLSRRFGLTIDNLLAADVVLADGTFVTASENAHSDLFWALRGGGGNFGVVTSFTFRCHDIGDDGVVIGGPVLYDLADTAEVMRWYRDLLPSLPEELNGFFALLTVPPAAPFPEELWGRKACAVVWCYTGPHARSDETLEPITTYGSPLLVGLHAMPFTVLQSAFDGLYPAGLQWYWRADFFDEISDAAIDVHLKYGARLPTGHSTMHLYPVDGAAGRVPDDATAFAYRGGGWAGVIVGVDPDPANADVISRWARDYWQELHPTSAGGAYVNFLMDEGQDRVRASYRGNYDRLARIKRRYDPDNLFHVNQNIRPAEQAEPDR, encoded by the coding sequence ATGACGACCACACCGGCCACATCAGCCGACGTCGGCGACACGCCATTCGCAGACCTGGCCGCCGCCCTGCGCGGCGAGCTCGTCACCCCGGGCGATGCCGGATACGACAAGGCACGTGCCGTCTACAACGGCATGATCGACAAGCGGCCCGCGGCCGTCGCCCGCTGTCGGGACACCGTCGACGTCATCGCCTGTGTGCGTTTCGGCCGTGCACACGGCCTCGAGATCGCCGTGCGAGGTGGCGGCCACAACGCCGCCGGCCTCGGGGTGTGGGATGACGCCCTGGTCATCGACCTTTCCCTGTTGCGCAGCACCACGGTCGACCCCCGGAACCACACCGTCCGTGCCGACGCCGGCTGCACCTGGGGCGACGTCGACCACGCGACCGTCGGGTTCGGCATGGCGACTCCCTCCGGCTTCCTCGCGTCCACCGGTGTCGGCGGACTGACGCTCGGCGGCGGCATCGGCTACCTCTCCCGGCGCTTCGGCCTCACGATCGACAATCTTCTCGCCGCGGACGTGGTGCTCGCCGACGGCACGTTCGTGACGGCCAGCGAGAACGCCCACAGCGACCTGTTCTGGGCCCTGCGAGGCGGCGGCGGGAACTTCGGCGTCGTCACGTCGTTCACCTTCCGCTGCCACGACATCGGTGACGACGGTGTGGTCATCGGCGGTCCCGTGCTCTACGACCTCGCCGACACCGCCGAAGTGATGCGCTGGTACCGAGATCTGCTGCCGTCGCTGCCGGAGGAGCTCAACGGCTTCTTCGCGCTGCTCACGGTCCCGCCTGCCGCACCGTTCCCCGAGGAGCTCTGGGGCCGCAAGGCTTGTGCCGTCGTCTGGTGCTACACCGGGCCGCACGCCCGCTCCGACGAGACACTCGAGCCGATCACGACCTACGGTTCGCCGTTGCTGGTCGGCCTGCATGCCATGCCGTTCACCGTGCTGCAGAGCGCGTTCGACGGCCTCTACCCGGCCGGGCTGCAGTGGTACTGGCGGGCGGACTTCTTCGACGAGATCTCCGACGCCGCGATCGACGTGCACCTCAAGTACGGCGCGCGGCTGCCGACCGGCCACTCCACCATGCACCTCTACCCCGTCGACGGCGCGGCCGGCCGCGTGCCGGACGACGCGACCGCCTTCGCCTACCGGGGCGGCGGCTGGGCCGGGGTCATCGTGGGCGTCGACCCGGACCCGGCCAACGCCGACGTCATCTCCCGGTGGGCTCGGGACTACTGGCAGGAGCTGCACCCCACCTCGGCCGGCGGCGCGTACGTCAACTTCCTGATGGACGAGGGACAGGACCGGGTCAGGGCGTCCTACCGCGGCAACTACGACCGGCTCGCCCGGATCAAGCGCCGCTACGACCCGGACAACCTGTTCCACGTCAACCAGAACATCCGGCCGGCCGAACAGGCCGAACCCGACAGGTGA
- a CDS encoding BTAD domain-containing putative transcriptional regulator codes for MLDVLRGRLSVVVAAAGYGKTTAVARWLRDTGENVLVVDDVHRDGPPDTAGDADRLVLISRRPIPVVTLLRYDLGAPVEIGPRRLALSPQQVAALLTSQYGVDDPGLAAELHRLTAGWPALVQLGGARLASEGTAEPLADLLAAPNTPLYDYVRGEVLDDLPPDALELLVHIAELGSISMELAAGIGQDRLAPHLALLARLGLLQPPVVSRDWYEPVPVVAAIVRAGHPMPPTRRKAVVALAAEWHTDHGRTADALRLALAAADHTRCAHLLREYGGQLLAAGAASSIVAAARALPERLRDDAVELVHADALQATGDTTGALAVYSRLAGDSRQLPPGLAWRYGAAVYLWGDPNDALAVLRRGRLDDGAQSDNALLLAWTSAAHWLAGDEARCAELAGRAYETACTTGDSRALATAHVALALCAHLTGDPIGLRAHYGQALELAEAAGDTVQVLRIRVNLAAGLEQEGRLTEALAVLAPAVELAASGGYDGSLALALANQGKLLHHLGRLDDAVASYQRAVRTYQRMHSMKVAYPLTGLGDIHRLRGQPAQAKAAYTEALRAATEDGHNRQGMVPALAGLARVVAETDPGQAAEFANRAMDHAHGHWVTTALVARAWAAWQVGAGADARKDAQAAIDAAALHRDRSGMAWALEVEAAATDEPAAAVKLLREALSIWRDSEAWLEADRIRVALGRIGGDDGDLRLNGRLAESRLAAAGVPAAAPVRPGSPGRVEVRVLGGFTVLVDGQPLPPRAWQSRKARDLLRVLIARRGSPVSRDELADLLWGPVARDERQKVAHRLAVALSTLRGVLDPDRRAPPDHFVLASHKDIAVDLGRLTVDVEDLFAQARYGARLREQGAPADAWSVLTAADRAYSGEVFADDPYPDWARPLREEARATHLRVLRMLVELAQRAGEVDEVVCHLLRILSVDPYDEQAHRDLVANLAEAGRHGEASRAFQRYSEAMVEIGVPVREVSGFAAR; via the coding sequence ATGCTCGACGTGCTACGCGGACGGCTCTCCGTCGTGGTCGCGGCCGCCGGATACGGCAAGACGACGGCGGTCGCCCGGTGGCTGCGCGACACGGGCGAGAACGTGCTGGTGGTCGACGACGTGCACCGGGACGGCCCACCGGACACGGCGGGCGACGCCGACCGGTTGGTGCTGATCTCGCGCCGGCCGATTCCGGTGGTCACCCTGCTTCGCTACGACCTGGGCGCGCCGGTGGAGATCGGGCCGCGGCGGCTGGCCCTGTCGCCGCAGCAGGTGGCGGCCCTGCTGACGAGTCAGTACGGCGTCGACGATCCGGGCCTGGCCGCCGAGTTGCACCGGCTCACCGCCGGATGGCCCGCACTGGTGCAACTCGGCGGCGCCAGGCTGGCCTCGGAGGGAACGGCCGAGCCGCTCGCCGACCTGCTGGCGGCGCCGAACACCCCGCTGTACGACTACGTCCGCGGCGAAGTGCTCGACGACCTTCCCCCGGACGCGCTGGAACTTCTCGTGCACATCGCGGAACTGGGCTCCATCTCGATGGAGCTCGCGGCCGGGATCGGCCAGGACCGCCTGGCTCCGCACCTGGCGCTGCTGGCCCGGCTCGGTCTGCTGCAGCCGCCGGTCGTCAGCCGGGACTGGTACGAACCGGTGCCGGTGGTGGCCGCGATCGTCCGCGCCGGCCACCCGATGCCGCCGACCCGGCGCAAGGCGGTCGTCGCGCTGGCCGCCGAGTGGCACACCGACCATGGCCGGACCGCCGACGCGCTCCGCCTGGCGCTCGCCGCTGCCGACCACACCCGCTGCGCCCACCTGCTGCGTGAGTACGGCGGCCAGTTGCTGGCCGCGGGCGCCGCGAGCAGCATTGTCGCGGCGGCCCGGGCCCTGCCCGAACGGCTGCGGGACGACGCCGTCGAACTGGTCCACGCCGATGCGCTGCAGGCGACCGGGGACACCACGGGAGCGTTGGCGGTCTACTCACGGCTGGCCGGCGACTCGCGGCAACTGCCGCCCGGACTCGCCTGGCGTTACGGCGCGGCGGTCTACCTGTGGGGTGATCCGAACGACGCGCTCGCCGTGCTGCGCCGTGGCCGGCTGGACGACGGCGCGCAGTCGGACAACGCGTTGCTGCTGGCGTGGACCTCGGCCGCGCACTGGCTCGCCGGGGACGAGGCGAGGTGCGCCGAACTTGCCGGTCGCGCCTACGAAACCGCGTGCACCACGGGCGACAGCCGCGCACTCGCCACCGCACACGTCGCACTGGCGTTGTGCGCCCACCTCACCGGCGACCCGATCGGGCTGCGCGCGCACTACGGCCAGGCGCTGGAGCTGGCCGAGGCGGCCGGCGACACGGTGCAGGTGCTGCGGATCCGCGTGAACCTCGCGGCCGGGCTGGAGCAGGAGGGCCGCCTGACCGAGGCGCTCGCGGTGCTCGCTCCCGCCGTCGAGCTGGCCGCGTCCGGCGGCTACGACGGCTCGCTCGCCCTGGCGCTGGCGAACCAGGGCAAGCTGCTGCACCACCTGGGCCGGCTCGACGACGCGGTGGCGAGCTACCAGCGCGCGGTGCGGACGTACCAGCGGATGCACTCGATGAAGGTGGCCTACCCGCTCACCGGGCTCGGTGACATCCACCGGCTGCGCGGGCAGCCGGCGCAAGCCAAGGCGGCGTACACGGAGGCACTGCGCGCCGCCACCGAGGACGGCCACAACCGCCAGGGCATGGTCCCCGCGCTGGCCGGCCTGGCGCGGGTCGTCGCGGAGACCGATCCGGGCCAGGCCGCCGAATTCGCCAACCGCGCCATGGACCACGCGCACGGCCACTGGGTGACGACCGCACTGGTGGCCCGCGCCTGGGCGGCGTGGCAGGTGGGCGCGGGCGCCGACGCGCGCAAGGACGCGCAGGCCGCCATCGACGCCGCGGCCCTGCACCGGGACCGCAGCGGGATGGCGTGGGCACTGGAGGTCGAAGCGGCCGCCACCGACGAGCCCGCGGCGGCCGTGAAGCTGTTGCGGGAGGCCCTGTCGATCTGGCGGGACTCGGAGGCGTGGCTGGAGGCGGACCGGATCCGGGTGGCGCTCGGCCGGATCGGCGGTGACGACGGCGACCTGCGGCTCAACGGCCGGCTGGCCGAGTCCCGGCTGGCCGCCGCCGGTGTGCCGGCCGCGGCGCCGGTGCGCCCCGGCTCACCCGGCCGGGTCGAGGTCCGCGTGCTCGGCGGTTTCACCGTGCTCGTCGACGGCCAACCGCTGCCGCCGCGGGCGTGGCAGTCCAGAAAGGCACGTGACCTGCTGCGGGTGCTGATCGCCCGGCGCGGCAGTCCCGTCTCCCGCGACGAACTCGCCGACCTGTTGTGGGGGCCGGTCGCACGCGACGAGCGCCAGAAGGTGGCGCACCGGCTGGCGGTGGCGCTGTCCACGCTGCGCGGCGTGCTCGATCCCGACCGGCGGGCGCCGCCGGACCACTTCGTCCTGGCCAGCCACAAGGACATCGCGGTCGACCTCGGCCGGCTCACGGTCGACGTCGAGGACCTGTTCGCCCAGGCCCGGTACGGGGCGCGGCTGCGGGAACAGGGTGCGCCGGCCGACGCCTGGTCGGTGCTGACCGCCGCGGACCGGGCCTACAGCGGCGAGGTCTTCGCCGACGACCCGTATCCGGACTGGGCCCGGCCGCTGCGCGAGGAGGCACGCGCCACACACCTGCGCGTGCTGCGGATGCTGGTCGAGCTGGCCCAGCGGGCCGGCGAGGTCGACGAGGTCGTGTGCCACCTGCTGCGCATCCTGTCGGTGGATCCCTACGACGAGCAGGCGCACCGGGACCTGGTCGCGAACCTCGCCGAGGCGGGCCGGCACGGCGAGGCGTCGCGGGCGTTCCAGCGCTACTCCGAGGCGATGGTGGAGATCGGCGTGCCGGTGCGGGAGGTGTCCGGCTTCGCGGCGCGGTGA
- a CDS encoding STAS domain-containing protein encodes MITAAPGTRLLGHVGHVADDLWWRYRGARQSGGAIVTPRRDAEASTSRDCDVPALRVEALPDQVGVRVAGEVDATVRDSWHATLAPLVDVDGDIHLDLSALTFIDVRGVAELVELAHGLGEERQMVLHQPPRVLRQVMDVLWPDAPRLVMVAAP; translated from the coding sequence GTGATCACGGCCGCGCCGGGCACCCGGCTGCTCGGACATGTCGGCCACGTCGCCGACGACCTCTGGTGGCGGTACCGTGGGGCCCGACAGTCGGGAGGTGCCATCGTGACGCCACGGCGCGATGCCGAGGCATCGACGTCCCGCGACTGCGACGTTCCGGCGCTGCGCGTGGAAGCGCTGCCCGACCAGGTGGGGGTACGCGTGGCCGGCGAGGTCGACGCGACTGTTCGAGACAGCTGGCACGCGACGCTGGCGCCGCTGGTGGATGTCGACGGCGACATCCACCTGGACCTGTCCGCGCTGACGTTCATCGATGTCCGAGGCGTGGCCGAACTGGTCGAACTGGCGCACGGTCTGGGAGAGGAGCGGCAGATGGTCCTGCACCAGCCGCCGCGCGTACTACGGCAGGTGATGGACGTGTTGTGGCCCGACGCCCCGCGATTGGTCATGGTGGCTGCGCCATGA
- a CDS encoding sensor histidine kinase yields MTTATTAAKTDPFDHPALFYRDEHEYLAGTLPFITEGLAAGAPVAVAVPTANLALLREELGRDAEHVRMLDMTEVGRNPGRIIPGVLRAFADAHPGRHVRIIGEPIWAHRSETEYPACAQHEALINHAFTGHTATILCPYDVAALDPLVVADAARTHPVLVDRTGRRDSDQYAPDAVVADYNRPLATPPNAVTFTATATDLARLRRWASATAGALGLSEGRAGDLLLAVTELATNSIEHAGSSATVMLGVDGSDLVCQVHDTGHITDPLVGRRPEAAGQRRGRGLLMVNHLADLVRLHTTPRGTSIEARFVLT; encoded by the coding sequence ATGACGACCGCGACCACGGCGGCGAAGACCGACCCGTTCGACCACCCGGCGTTGTTCTACCGCGACGAGCACGAGTACCTGGCCGGCACCCTGCCGTTCATCACCGAGGGACTCGCCGCCGGCGCGCCCGTGGCGGTCGCCGTGCCCACCGCCAACCTCGCGCTGCTGCGCGAGGAGCTGGGCCGGGACGCCGAGCACGTGCGGATGCTGGACATGACCGAGGTCGGCCGCAACCCGGGACGGATCATCCCGGGCGTGCTGCGCGCGTTCGCCGATGCTCATCCCGGCCGGCACGTGCGGATCATCGGCGAGCCCATCTGGGCGCACCGCTCCGAGACCGAGTACCCGGCCTGTGCCCAGCACGAAGCGTTGATCAACCACGCATTCACCGGGCACACGGCGACGATCCTGTGCCCCTACGACGTCGCCGCGCTCGACCCGCTGGTCGTGGCCGACGCGGCCAGGACCCATCCGGTGCTGGTGGACCGCACAGGTCGACGCGACAGCGACCAGTACGCTCCCGACGCGGTCGTCGCCGACTACAACCGGCCACTGGCCACGCCCCCGAACGCCGTCACGTTCACGGCCACCGCCACGGACCTCGCGCGGCTGCGCCGCTGGGCCTCCGCGACGGCCGGCGCGCTCGGCCTGTCCGAAGGTCGTGCCGGGGACCTCCTGCTCGCCGTCACCGAGCTGGCCACCAACAGCATCGAACACGCGGGCAGCAGCGCCACCGTGATGCTGGGTGTCGACGGCAGCGACCTGGTGTGCCAGGTCCACGACACCGGCCATATCACCGACCCGCTGGTCGGACGCAGGCCCGAGGCCGCGGGTCAGCGCCGTGGGCGTGGCCTGCTGATGGTCAACCACCTCGCCGACCTGGTCCGACTGCACACGACCCCGCGGGGGACGAGTATCGAGGCCCGGTTCGTCCTCACCTGA
- a CDS encoding C40 family peptidase translates to MRKLGLRSCCVVVLAASVFPLLVPAASAGADDAPTTVAGLVGRYVDLSRQAERVNEQLLKAQEQATALRQQAVAADAAFRAADDSWKQAVRQAEQLVADRRERAALLRTMVPANSVAAVLNSGSQDEFASASILAGLVHDADDAVQAATAQTLAQTSQAREAAERQQAAAEKAAAAATATENQVSAQRADLDKRVAQVRAALNALPPDAVSLMQGGTVAPSVTVPPGAVGTALRFALAQLGKPYEWGGTGPFAYDCSGLVQAAYGAAGVRLPRVAADQALVGQRVARADVRAGDLLYFYQPVQHVALALDHNQAIQAATFGEPVKISPIDSIGPIAVIRRLVTN, encoded by the coding sequence ATGCGAAAGCTCGGGCTGAGATCGTGCTGCGTCGTCGTGCTGGCAGCGTCGGTGTTCCCGCTGCTGGTGCCGGCCGCGAGTGCCGGCGCCGACGATGCGCCGACGACGGTGGCGGGCCTGGTCGGCCGGTACGTCGATCTGAGCCGTCAAGCCGAGCGGGTCAACGAGCAGCTGCTCAAGGCCCAGGAGCAGGCGACCGCCTTGCGGCAGCAGGCCGTGGCGGCCGATGCCGCCTTCCGGGCGGCCGACGACAGTTGGAAGCAGGCGGTGCGGCAGGCCGAGCAGTTGGTGGCTGACCGTAGGGAACGGGCGGCGCTGCTCAGGACGATGGTGCCGGCCAACAGCGTGGCCGCGGTGCTGAACAGCGGCAGCCAGGACGAGTTCGCGTCGGCCTCGATCCTCGCCGGCCTGGTGCACGATGCCGACGACGCCGTGCAGGCGGCGACGGCGCAGACCCTGGCCCAGACGTCCCAGGCACGAGAGGCGGCCGAGCGGCAGCAGGCCGCGGCGGAGAAGGCGGCCGCGGCTGCGACCGCGACCGAGAACCAGGTCAGCGCGCAGCGTGCGGACCTGGACAAGCGGGTCGCCCAGGTTCGGGCGGCGTTGAACGCCTTGCCGCCCGACGCTGTCTCCCTGATGCAGGGCGGCACCGTGGCCCCGAGCGTGACGGTGCCGCCGGGAGCGGTGGGCACGGCGCTGCGGTTCGCTCTGGCCCAGCTGGGCAAGCCGTACGAGTGGGGCGGCACGGGGCCGTTCGCGTACGACTGTTCGGGCCTGGTCCAGGCCGCGTACGGCGCCGCCGGCGTGCGGTTGCCGCGGGTCGCCGCCGACCAGGCGCTGGTCGGGCAGCGGGTCGCACGGGCCGACGTCCGGGCGGGTGACCTGCTGTACTTCTATCAGCCGGTCCAACACGTGGCGCTGGCCCTCGACCACAACCAGGCGATCCAGGCGGCCACCTTCGGGGAGCCGGTCAAGATCAGCCCGATCGACTCGATCGGCCCGATCGCGGTGATCCGCCGGCTCGTGACGAACTGA
- a CDS encoding TetR/AcrR family transcriptional regulator, which translates to MVRSDARENRARILQVAREAFAGGGDVSMNQIAQRAGVGPGTLYRNFPTREALVLAIYQHEVDRLIESVPELLATLPPLEALRRWTVDLVAAMRQKHGLGDALSPGAHQAITEQTYGPVIAAITQLLDAGKHDGTIRDDADPRDFLQLTGALWRAASGPEDRSPSMLALILDGLSAHRRG; encoded by the coding sequence ATGGTTCGCTCGGACGCTCGGGAAAACCGGGCTCGCATCCTGCAGGTCGCTCGCGAGGCCTTCGCCGGGGGCGGTGACGTCTCGATGAACCAGATCGCGCAGCGTGCCGGCGTCGGGCCCGGCACCCTGTACCGCAACTTCCCGACCCGAGAGGCTCTCGTCCTGGCCATCTACCAGCACGAAGTCGACCGGCTCATCGAGTCCGTCCCGGAACTGCTGGCGACGCTGCCGCCGCTGGAGGCGCTTCGGCGGTGGACCGTCGACCTGGTGGCCGCCATGCGGCAGAAGCACGGTCTCGGCGACGCGCTCAGCCCCGGTGCGCATCAAGCGATCACCGAGCAGACCTACGGCCCGGTCATCGCCGCCATCACGCAGCTGCTCGACGCGGGCAAACACGACGGCACCATCCGCGACGACGCCGACCCCCGTGACTTCCTCCAGCTCACCGGCGCCCTCTGGCGGGCCGCCTCGGGGCCGGAAGACCGATCGCCGTCGATGCTCGCCCTGATCCTCGACGGCCTGAGCGCTCACCGGCGCGGTTGA
- a CDS encoding aldo/keto reductase, giving the protein MRYTKLGTTGLDVSPIAIGAMTYGDPDRGHPVWSLAEDASRPLVKHALEAGINFFDTANMYSHGSSEEILGRALKDFANRDDVVIATKLRHPMRPGPNGKGLSRKAIMTEVEHSLRRLGTDYIDLYQIHRNDNDTPLEETLEALHDLVKSGKVRYLGASSMAAWEFAKALHLQKQHGWARFVSMQNHYNLLAREEEREMIPLCLDEGVGTIVWSPLARGRLARPWDAAKSTARSETDGGYADLLYTPLTADSDHAIIDAVGAIAEERGATRAQVALAWLHSKPVVSAPLVGANTITQIDDAIASLDIELTDEELAAVERPYTPRHDFQGISDEAELQRIRDRVPGYANV; this is encoded by the coding sequence ATGCGCTACACCAAGCTCGGAACCACGGGTCTCGACGTCTCGCCGATCGCGATCGGTGCGATGACCTACGGCGACCCCGACCGCGGCCACCCGGTCTGGTCACTGGCCGAGGACGCCAGTCGCCCGCTCGTCAAGCACGCTCTCGAGGCCGGCATCAACTTCTTCGACACCGCCAACATGTACTCCCACGGCTCCAGCGAGGAGATCCTGGGCCGTGCCCTCAAGGACTTCGCGAACCGGGACGACGTCGTCATCGCCACCAAGCTGCGTCACCCGATGCGGCCGGGACCGAACGGGAAGGGCCTGTCCCGAAAGGCGATCATGACCGAAGTCGAGCACAGCCTGCGGCGGCTCGGGACCGACTACATCGATCTCTACCAGATTCACCGCAACGACAACGACACCCCGCTCGAGGAGACCCTCGAAGCCCTGCACGACCTGGTCAAGTCCGGGAAGGTCCGCTACCTCGGGGCCTCCTCCATGGCCGCCTGGGAGTTCGCCAAGGCCCTCCACCTGCAGAAGCAGCACGGCTGGGCCCGGTTCGTGTCGATGCAGAACCACTACAACCTGCTCGCCCGCGAGGAGGAGCGCGAGATGATCCCGCTGTGCCTCGACGAGGGAGTCGGCACGATCGTCTGGAGCCCGCTCGCCCGCGGCCGGCTGGCCCGCCCCTGGGACGCCGCGAAGTCGACAGCCCGGTCCGAAACGGATGGTGGCTACGCGGACCTGCTCTACACCCCGCTCACCGCCGACAGCGACCACGCGATCATCGACGCCGTCGGCGCGATCGCCGAGGAGCGCGGCGCCACCCGAGCACAGGTCGCCCTGGCCTGGCTGCACAGCAAACCCGTCGTGTCGGCACCGCTCGTCGGGGCCAACACGATCACCCAGATCGACGACGCGATCGCGTCGTTGGACATCGAGCTGACCGACGAGGAACTCGCCGCCGTCGAGCGGCCGTACACGCCTCGCCACGACTTCCAAGGCATCTCCGACGAAGCCGAGCTGCAACGGATCCGGGACCGGGTTCCGGGATACGCGAACGTCTAG